GAGATGGGCGGAGAGGCTCCCGAGGAGCCGCTGCTCTTCCTCAAGCCGAACACGTCCGTGATCGGACCGGGAGACGCCATCGTGCGCCCGGCGATCTCGGAGCAGACCGAGTACGAGGGCGAGCTCGCGGTGGTGATCGGCAAGGTCGCGAAGAACGTCAGCCAGGCCGATGCGCTCGACCATGTGCTGGGCTACACGATCGCGAACGACGTCACCGCCCGCGACCTGCAGCGCAAGGACGGCCAGTGGGCGCGTGCGAAGGGCTTCGACACGTTCTGCCCGCTCGGGCCGACCATCAGCACCGACTTCGACCCGGCCGAGGCGACGATCGAGACCCGCGTCAACGGCGAGGTGCGTCAGAAGGCGCCGCTGTCGGACATGATCCACTCCGTCGAGGCGATCATCGAGCACGCGTCGGCGGTGTTCACCCTGCTGCCCGGCGACGTCATCCTCACCGGCACGCCCGCCGGTGTCGGCGAGTTCGGCGCGGGGGACACCGTCGAGGTCGAGATCACCGGACTGGGGATCCTGCGCAACACCGTGCGCGACGCCGCACGCGCGTCATGACCGATGCCGCTCTGACCGTGGCCGAGCAGGCCGCGGTCCAGCGGCGTACGGTCCTCGTCCTGTCGATCGGGCAGGTGCTCGGGGGGATCGCGTTCGGTGCGACGGTCTCGCTCGGCGCACTGCTCGCGGCCGACCTGTCCGGCGACGACGCGCTGTCGGGCCTCGCGACGGCATCCGTCACCCTGGGGGCTGCACTGTGCGCGATCCCGCTCGCCCGGTTGGCGGCGCGGGTCGGGCGTCGTCGGGCGCTCACTCTCGGCAACATGTTCGCCCTCGTCGGCATCGCCGTGGTGATCCTGGCCGCATCGCTGCGGGTCTTCCCTCTGCTGCTCGTCGGCATCCTCATGATCGGCGCCGGCAACGCCGGCAACCTGCAGTCCCGCTTCGCCGCCACCGACCTCGCGGCAGCGAAGCACCGCGGGCGTGATCTCTCGATCGTCGTGTGGGCGACTACCATCGGCGGTGTGGCGGGCCCGCTTCTGCTCGGCCCCGGCGAGATCGTCGGCGAGGCGATCGGCATGCCGCCGCAGACCGGCTCGTACGCCTTCTCCTTCGTCGCGCAGTGCGCCGCGCTCGTGCTCTATCTCGTCGCGCTGCGTCCGGATCCGCTGCTGTCCGCGCAGCGACTCGCCACGGCGGCCGTCGCGGCGACCGGTGTGGCCGTCGCCGATCGCCCCGTGGTCGCTCGCTATGCGATCTTCGCCGTCGCGGGCTCGCACGTGGTGATGGCCTCGGTGATGGCGATGACGCCGGTGCACCTCGCCCACATGGCCCATGGTGCGCACGGCATGGCTCCCACGCCGGCCGATGTCTCGGCGCTGGTCGGGATCACCATCGCCCTGCACGTGGGCGGGATGTACGCGCTGTCGCCGCTGTTCGGCATCCTCGCCGACCGGTGGGGGCGACTGCGCGTGGTGCTGCTCGGCCAGCTGCTGCTCGGCGGGGCTCTCGCCTTCGCGGTGCTCGTGAACGATCAGGAGTGGGGCGTGATGGTAGCGCTGATCCTCCTGGGACTCGGGTGGAGCGCGGCGACGGTCGCGGGAGCGGCGCTGCTCACCGAGTCGAGTGCGCCCGAGGTCCGCACGCGACGGCAGGGGCGCAGCGATTCCCTGATGAGCCTGT
The sequence above is a segment of the Microbacterium sp. Root553 genome. Coding sequences within it:
- a CDS encoding MFS transporter; amino-acid sequence: MTDAALTVAEQAAVQRRTVLVLSIGQVLGGIAFGATVSLGALLAADLSGDDALSGLATASVTLGAALCAIPLARLAARVGRRRALTLGNMFALVGIAVVILAASLRVFPLLLVGILMIGAGNAGNLQSRFAATDLAAAKHRGRDLSIVVWATTIGGVAGPLLLGPGEIVGEAIGMPPQTGSYAFSFVAQCAALVLYLVALRPDPLLSAQRLATAAVAATGVAVADRPVVARYAIFAVAGSHVVMASVMAMTPVHLAHMAHGAHGMAPTPADVSALVGITIALHVGGMYALSPLFGILADRWGRLRVVLLGQLLLGGALAFAVLVNDQEWGVMVALILLGLGWSAATVAGAALLTESSAPEVRTRRQGRSDSLMSLSAAAGAVLAGVVLSNFQYAGLGIAASVIVLAIVVLSPLGRAKR
- a CDS encoding fumarylacetoacetate hydrolase family protein gives rise to the protein MKIARFSHDDAILFGIVDDTDLVVLSGDPLFAGYEPTGDRVPIADAVILAPVIPRSKIVCVGKNYHDHAAEMGGEAPEEPLLFLKPNTSVIGPGDAIVRPAISEQTEYEGELAVVIGKVAKNVSQADALDHVLGYTIANDVTARDLQRKDGQWARAKGFDTFCPLGPTISTDFDPAEATIETRVNGEVRQKAPLSDMIHSVEAIIEHASAVFTLLPGDVILTGTPAGVGEFGAGDTVEVEITGLGILRNTVRDAARAS